The Oscillospiraceae bacterium genome contains a region encoding:
- a CDS encoding nucleotide pyrophosphohydrolase: MTINEYQKAAYRTANQSLTDSQQLQNGLMGLNGESGECIDILKKHLFQGHDLDKYHIAKELGDVAWYLAVSAQALGFDLETILQMNVEKLKARYPHGFDAGHSQHRSSGDI, from the coding sequence ATGACAATTAACGAATACCAGAAAGCCGCCTACCGTACCGCCAATCAATCTCTAACCGACTCTCAGCAGCTCCAAAACGGACTCATGGGTCTTAATGGAGAATCCGGAGAGTGCATTGATATTTTGAAAAAGCATCTCTTCCAGGGGCATGATCTCGATAAGTACCACATTGCCAAAGAGCTTGGGGATGTGGCTTGGTATCTTGCGGTAAGCGCTCAGGCTCTCGGTTTTGATTTGGAAACGATTTTGCAGATGAACGTGGAGAAGCTGAAAGCGCGTTATCCTCATGGATTCGACGCCGGACACAGCCAGCACCGTTCTTCTGGTGATATTTAA
- a CDS encoding terminase, with product MALSNTAVPKYYGMFRDAVLRGEIPVNKEISMEMNRIDDLIANPGVYYDDQAVEGWIAYCEAELTLTDGSDLSLLDTFKLWGEQIFGWYYFVERSVYQPNPDGHGGHYVRKNVKKRLINKQYLIVARGAAKSMYASTLQGYFLNVDTSTTHQITTAPTMKQAEEVMSPLRTAITRSRGPLFQFLTEGSLQNTTGSKANRTKLASTKKGVENFLTGSLLEVRPMSIAKLQGLQIKVATVDEWLSGDIREDVIGAIEQGASKVNDYIIVAISSEGTVRNGSGDTIKMELMDILKGDYINPHVSIWWYKLDSIDEVGDPEMWLKANPNLGKTVSYETYQLDVERAEKAPAARNDILAKRFGLPMEGYTYYFTYEETLPHRKRDYWQMPCSLGADLSQGDDFCAFTFLFPLSNGSFGIKTRNYITSMTLMKLPAAMRIKYDQFMAEGSLIVLEGAVLDMMDVYEDLDNHISECGYDVRCLGFDPYNAKEFVARWEQENGPFGIEKVIQGAKTESVPLGELKKLSEERMLLFDEELMTFAMGNCITLEDTNGNRKLLKKRYEQKIDAVAAMMDAYIAYKLNRDAFD from the coding sequence ATGGCATTATCAAACACTGCCGTCCCCAAATATTACGGCATGTTTCGTGATGCCGTTCTTCGAGGGGAAATCCCGGTAAACAAAGAAATCTCCATGGAGATGAACCGCATCGACGACCTTATTGCCAACCCCGGCGTTTACTATGACGACCAGGCGGTTGAAGGATGGATCGCCTATTGCGAAGCGGAGCTGACTCTTACTGATGGTTCCGATCTTTCTTTGCTGGACACATTCAAGCTGTGGGGCGAACAGATTTTTGGATGGTATTACTTTGTCGAACGAAGCGTATACCAGCCAAATCCAGACGGCCACGGCGGACATTACGTTCGGAAGAATGTCAAGAAGCGTCTTATCAATAAACAGTATCTTATCGTAGCCAGAGGCGCTGCAAAATCAATGTACGCTTCCACGCTACAGGGATACTTTCTCAACGTTGACACTTCTACAACGCATCAAATCACTACGGCGCCAACCATGAAGCAGGCGGAAGAAGTTATGTCTCCTTTGCGTACCGCGATAACACGTTCTCGCGGACCGTTGTTCCAGTTTTTGACGGAAGGTTCTTTACAGAACACCACCGGTTCAAAAGCAAATCGCACCAAATTGGCATCGACCAAGAAAGGCGTGGAGAATTTTCTTACCGGTTCTCTTCTTGAAGTTCGGCCAATGAGCATCGCCAAGCTTCAGGGCTTGCAGATCAAGGTGGCAACAGTTGACGAATGGCTTTCCGGCGACATTCGAGAGGATGTTATCGGCGCAATTGAACAGGGCGCTTCAAAAGTAAACGACTACATCATTGTAGCAATCAGTTCCGAGGGTACAGTCCGCAATGGAAGCGGCGATACAATCAAAATGGAGTTGATGGACATCCTCAAAGGAGATTACATCAATCCGCATGTATCCATATGGTGGTACAAACTCGATTCGATTGACGAAGTTGGAGATCCGGAAATGTGGCTTAAGGCCAATCCGAATCTTGGTAAAACCGTGAGTTACGAAACTTACCAATTGGACGTGGAAAGAGCTGAGAAAGCTCCTGCCGCACGAAACGATATTCTCGCAAAGCGTTTTGGATTACCCATGGAGGGATATACCTATTACTTTACTTACGAAGAAACGCTTCCTCACCGAAAGAGAGACTACTGGCAAATGCCATGTTCTCTCGGTGCAGATTTATCGCAGGGCGATGACTTCTGCGCTTTTACGTTTTTGTTTCCGTTGTCAAACGGTTCCTTTGGCATCAAGACACGAAATTACATAACTTCTATGACATTGATGAAACTGCCCGCAGCTATGAGGATCAAATACGATCAGTTCATGGCCGAAGGCAGTTTGATTGTTTTAGAGGGCGCTGTGCTCGATATGATGGATGTTTACGAAGACCTCGACAATCATATTTCAGAGTGCGGCTATGATGTTCGCTGTCTTGGCTTTGACCCGTATAACGCCAAAGAATTTGTCGCCAGATGGGAACAGGAAAATGGTCCGTTTGGCATTGAAAAAGTTATTCAGGGCGCCAAAACGGAATCGGTTCCTCTTGGGGAATTAAAGAAGCTTTCCGAAGAAAGGATGCTTCTCTTCGACGAGGAACTTATGACTTTTGCTATGGGTAACTGCATTACCCTTGAAGATACCAACGGAAATCGAAAATTGCTCAAGAAACGATACGAGCAAAAGATTGACGCTGTTGCCGCGATGATGGATGCATATATCGCATACAAGCTCAATCGTGATGCGTTCGACTAA